One part of the Marinobacter sp. M3C genome encodes these proteins:
- a CDS encoding type II toxin-antitoxin system RelE/ParE family toxin: protein MIYDVRLRDEAESDLREAAEWYQLQMSGLGGEFLDSVSASFDNLGSNPLLYPVFYKDIRRVLLKRFPFGVYFRIEAQTVQVIAVIHGSRHPGRWKTRT from the coding sequence ATGATATACGACGTTCGGCTCAGGGACGAAGCCGAGTCAGATCTTCGAGAAGCCGCTGAATGGTATCAACTGCAAATGTCTGGTCTGGGCGGTGAATTCCTTGATTCAGTCAGTGCTTCGTTTGATAATCTTGGAAGTAATCCACTGCTCTATCCAGTTTTTTATAAAGACATCCGCCGAGTCCTGCTCAAGCGCTTCCCTTTTGGTGTCTACTTCAGGATAGAAGCTCAGACTGTCCAAGTCATTGCGGTTATACACGGCAGCAGACACCCAGGTCGTTGGAAGACCAGAACGTAA
- a CDS encoding globin, giving the protein MNNTDLVFQSYGRCCSREEFFIDFYDHFMSSSDAIKNRFLNTDMAAQRHLLRHGILQLILTARGMSDRKLKALGESHNRSNLDIKPEWYSLWLGALMKTVRSHDPEYTKDLENAWKEVLTPGIDVIRGAY; this is encoded by the coding sequence ATGAATAACACTGATCTGGTTTTTCAAAGCTACGGAAGGTGCTGTAGCCGTGAAGAATTTTTCATCGATTTCTACGACCACTTCATGTCGAGCTCAGATGCCATCAAAAATCGTTTCTTAAACACCGATATGGCCGCGCAAAGGCATCTGCTGCGCCATGGGATCTTGCAACTGATACTGACCGCACGAGGCATGTCAGACCGCAAACTCAAAGCACTGGGCGAAAGCCATAACCGATCGAACTTAGACATCAAGCCTGAATGGTATTCGCTGTGGTTGGGTGCGCTGATGAAAACCGTGCGCAGCCACGATCCTGAGTACACAAAGGATCTGGAAAACGCGTGGAAAGAAGTACTGACTCCGGGAATCGATGTGATCCGGGGAGCCTACTGA
- a CDS encoding (2Fe-2S)-binding protein — protein sequence MPARSLKVTINGQAQPVEDIPEELMMLDYLHEYRNLTGTRFGCGQGMCRACTVIVDKPDGSSEEVRTCITGAHYFDGKKIRTVEGHAQRDEEGHIKTLSTVQQQFLEHFSFQCSYCAPGFVNAATVLVERLQRQPIARSQLENTISEALESHICRCTGYVRYFEAVRDAVLKTPGTTKEAS from the coding sequence ATCCCGGCGCGTTCACTGAAGGTCACAATTAACGGACAGGCTCAGCCGGTTGAGGACATCCCCGAAGAGCTGATGATGCTCGACTACCTGCACGAATACCGCAACCTCACTGGCACCCGGTTCGGTTGTGGTCAGGGCATGTGTCGCGCCTGCACGGTGATTGTTGACAAGCCCGACGGCAGCAGCGAGGAAGTGCGCACCTGCATCACCGGCGCCCACTACTTTGACGGTAAGAAAATCCGCACGGTTGAAGGGCACGCACAACGAGACGAAGAAGGCCATATCAAAACCCTCTCCACGGTGCAACAGCAGTTCCTGGAGCATTTCTCCTTCCAGTGCAGCTATTGCGCACCGGGCTTCGTCAATGCTGCCACGGTTCTGGTGGAACGCCTGCAGCGGCAGCCGATCGCGCGTTCACAGCTGGAAAACACCATCAGCGAGGCACTGGAATCGCACATCTGCCGATGTACCGGCTATGTGCGTTATTTTGAAGCCGTCCGCGATGCCGTTCTGAAGACACCGGGCACCACCAAAGAGGCGAGCTGA
- a CDS encoding molybdopterin cofactor-binding domain-containing protein, whose translation MSRWSLSRRSFLKGSAVAGVTAYLAPLGSDAFGALFEGRILSPTNEAWQLAEGKMRFRLDGIAKVTGSKVFARDIRAKDMPHWPDQQSHAFIIRATRCDHSLKDINLSRLEQDGLMPDRLVTAEDMERDKIEVPRFFGPDFFLAKGDTAVYLGYPVAMLIYHDFARYRLAKNRIRFADDVIVYGEQTPLPEKPPYGAFRYIRVGGETPFAEDTFSALQETVLYPDFRKRHPVWPEALENGKNTEKAMFYSQQLQGKLDNAPDDWLVFEGEYNSQYTDHFAMEADNANCWFDQSKGDMHVVCGTQSPQELVNWMPELLSKSTFQSTRFFLHPAYTVGYGSKDATIFPYYGLIAALYADGKPVRLANNRFEQFQATMKRHPFTMKNRLAVDRKTGKFQIFKQDLTANGGGRANFSNSVAFVGTTAAQSIYYMPNSDLTATAIYSRMPEAGSFRGYGTLQSMSATEMMVDEIAGQLNMDPIELRLRNVFKSGMKNTQGAIPAGHLRGEEILRKAQKHAIWTEREERKQAYETTHPEERYGVGFACVQKDFGHGAESAFSEVRLTPEGRIEVRNTGAEMGTGYSTGQAAVVAAWLGRAADQVRTAEMEWDDMQMYDTISPYFISQEEQDKAIQDPRWTPLLLQASSASNSAYYFSFPTLEAARVIFRHGLWPAAQEYWQRGIGGGQSAPYVVREENARWEAGHLTARGMEPLPLEFLAKRAHEMGLVTGVISHAFNRWAWSRADYEINGRSENLPLDGLAVQYGTGATDAQKSLMTSKRGYHLLTRKNTYIPPTQRNNAGVTYYSACGTFVELAVHTGTGKVSLLNHHTFLECGNTLVEQLVSGQIQGGTAMGIGHALYEEMPLYEDGPGNGTWNMNRYHIPRASEVAVWQQTSEILPPLSRTDPPKGIAEVVMIPIVGAIGNGVAHAIGHHFRSLPITPDKIREVL comes from the coding sequence ATGTCCAGATGGTCACTATCCCGACGCTCCTTTCTCAAAGGAAGCGCTGTTGCGGGCGTAACTGCCTACCTCGCTCCTTTGGGCAGCGATGCCTTCGGCGCCCTCTTCGAGGGTCGCATACTGTCGCCGACCAATGAGGCGTGGCAGCTTGCGGAGGGTAAAATGCGTTTCCGTCTTGACGGCATCGCCAAGGTGACCGGCAGCAAGGTGTTTGCCCGCGATATCCGGGCGAAAGACATGCCCCACTGGCCGGATCAGCAATCCCACGCCTTTATCATCCGTGCGACCCGCTGTGATCATAGCCTCAAGGACATCAACCTGAGCCGCCTGGAGCAGGACGGGTTAATGCCGGATCGCCTCGTCACCGCGGAAGACATGGAACGGGATAAAATCGAAGTACCCCGTTTTTTCGGCCCCGACTTCTTCCTGGCCAAGGGCGACACGGCAGTCTACCTAGGCTATCCGGTAGCCATGCTGATCTACCACGACTTCGCCCGTTACCGGCTAGCCAAGAACCGCATCCGCTTCGCCGATGATGTAATCGTCTACGGCGAGCAAACACCGCTGCCGGAAAAGCCGCCCTACGGTGCCTTCCGCTACATCCGTGTCGGGGGCGAAACGCCCTTCGCAGAAGACACCTTCTCCGCGCTGCAGGAGACCGTCCTCTATCCGGACTTCCGCAAGCGCCACCCGGTGTGGCCTGAAGCACTGGAGAACGGCAAGAATACCGAAAAGGCGATGTTCTACTCCCAGCAACTGCAGGGCAAACTGGATAATGCGCCTGACGACTGGCTGGTGTTCGAGGGCGAATATAACTCCCAGTACACGGACCATTTCGCAATGGAGGCGGATAACGCCAACTGCTGGTTCGACCAGAGCAAAGGCGATATGCACGTGGTCTGTGGCACCCAGTCGCCCCAGGAACTCGTCAACTGGATGCCAGAACTCCTGTCCAAGAGCACCTTCCAGAGCACGCGCTTCTTCCTGCATCCGGCCTACACCGTGGGCTACGGCTCCAAGGATGCCACCATCTTCCCGTATTACGGGCTGATCGCTGCACTTTACGCGGACGGCAAGCCGGTGCGATTGGCCAACAACCGCTTTGAGCAGTTCCAGGCCACCATGAAACGCCACCCCTTCACCATGAAGAACCGCCTGGCGGTGGATCGAAAGACCGGCAAATTCCAGATTTTCAAACAGGATCTGACAGCCAATGGCGGTGGCCGCGCCAACTTCTCGAACTCTGTGGCCTTCGTAGGCACCACGGCCGCGCAATCAATTTACTACATGCCCAACAGCGATCTGACCGCCACGGCGATATACTCACGCATGCCAGAAGCGGGTTCCTTCCGGGGCTACGGCACCTTGCAGAGCATGTCTGCCACCGAAATGATGGTGGATGAGATCGCCGGCCAGCTGAACATGGACCCCATCGAGCTGCGCCTGCGCAACGTGTTCAAAAGCGGCATGAAGAATACCCAAGGTGCAATTCCGGCCGGCCACCTTCGAGGTGAAGAAATTCTGCGCAAGGCCCAGAAACACGCAATCTGGACCGAGCGTGAGGAACGTAAGCAGGCGTATGAAACCACCCACCCGGAAGAGCGCTACGGGGTCGGGTTTGCGTGCGTGCAGAAAGACTTCGGCCATGGCGCTGAATCCGCCTTCTCCGAAGTTCGCCTGACGCCAGAGGGCCGTATCGAGGTGCGTAACACCGGCGCCGAAATGGGCACCGGCTACTCCACCGGTCAGGCCGCCGTGGTCGCCGCCTGGCTGGGCCGTGCTGCCGATCAGGTGCGTACAGCGGAGATGGAGTGGGACGACATGCAGATGTACGACACCATCAGTCCTTACTTCATTTCCCAGGAGGAACAGGACAAGGCCATTCAAGACCCGCGCTGGACGCCGCTACTCTTGCAGGCTTCCAGTGCCAGCAACTCGGCTTACTATTTTTCATTTCCCACGCTGGAGGCGGCCCGGGTCATCTTCCGCCACGGCCTCTGGCCCGCCGCCCAGGAATACTGGCAGCGCGGGATCGGTGGCGGCCAGTCGGCACCCTATGTGGTGCGCGAGGAAAACGCCCGCTGGGAAGCCGGCCACCTGACGGCCCGTGGCATGGAACCGCTGCCCCTGGAATTCCTGGCCAAACGCGCCCACGAGATGGGCCTGGTCACCGGCGTCATCAGCCACGCCTTCAATCGCTGGGCATGGTCCAGGGCCGACTATGAGATCAACGGTCGATCCGAGAACCTGCCTCTCGACGGACTCGCCGTTCAGTACGGTACAGGCGCCACCGACGCCCAGAAATCCCTGATGACCAGCAAGCGGGGCTATCATTTGCTGACCCGCAAGAATACTTATATCCCACCAACCCAGCGCAATAATGCCGGCGTCACCTACTACAGTGCCTGCGGCACTTTCGTGGAGCTGGCCGTGCATACGGGGACCGGCAAGGTCTCGCTACTGAACCATCACACCTTCCTGGAATGCGGTAACACGCTTGTTGAGCAACTGGTGTCCGGGCAGATTCAGGGCGGCACCGCCATGGGTATCGGCCATGCGCTCTATGAAGAAATGCCTCTATACGAAGACGGCCCCGGCAACGGCACCTGGAATATGAATCGCTACCACATACCCCGGGCCAGTGAAGTCGCTGTGTGGCAGCAAACCTCAGAAATCCTGCCGCCGCTGTCGCGAACCGACCCGCCTAAAGGCATCGCTGAAGTGGTGATGATTCCCATCGTCGGCGCCATCGGCAACGGTGTCGCCCATGCCATTGGCCACCATTTCCGCAGCCTGCCCATTACGCCGGACAAGATCAGGGAGGTCCTATGA
- a CDS encoding mandelate racemase/muconate lactonizing enzyme family protein has product MIGEDPTHTTRIHECMNQALTGHAVAKAAIDIACWDLLGKHAGLPVYALLGGLLSPSMPLHRNVPLAELDEMEESLRQFRSEGFRRFQIKLGHSVEDDIDLVRALSKAKHADELWMCDINRAWRQDEAVRFSRALEDLEIYLEQPCYSYEECLSVRRRIRHPVKLDESLNCLADVQRALRDDAMDAMALKISRVGGLTPSRVIRDVCVDAGIAMTIEDAWGSGIATAAYAHLAASTPAKALLTTTDLHNYNTSQLATGAPEVCSGRMTLSDRPGLGVVPDFEKLTLLDVYE; this is encoded by the coding sequence GTGATAGGTGAGGACCCCACGCACACCACGCGTATTCACGAGTGCATGAACCAGGCGCTGACCGGGCATGCGGTTGCCAAGGCGGCCATCGATATTGCCTGCTGGGATTTGTTGGGCAAGCATGCCGGGCTGCCAGTCTACGCTTTGCTCGGCGGGCTGCTCTCGCCGTCTATGCCGCTGCACCGAAATGTTCCATTGGCGGAATTGGATGAAATGGAAGAATCTTTGCGCCAGTTTCGATCAGAAGGGTTTCGTCGTTTTCAGATCAAGCTGGGTCACAGTGTTGAGGACGATATCGATCTGGTTCGCGCTCTGAGCAAGGCCAAACATGCAGACGAGCTTTGGATGTGCGACATCAACCGGGCCTGGCGGCAGGACGAAGCGGTGCGATTCTCGCGGGCGCTTGAAGATCTGGAGATCTATCTTGAACAGCCCTGTTACAGCTACGAGGAGTGCCTGTCGGTTCGCCGTCGAATTCGCCACCCGGTTAAACTGGACGAAAGCCTGAACTGCTTGGCCGATGTGCAACGGGCCTTGCGCGACGATGCCATGGACGCCATGGCCCTGAAGATCAGTCGGGTTGGCGGTCTGACGCCATCACGGGTCATTCGGGATGTGTGCGTAGATGCTGGCATAGCGATGACCATTGAAGATGCCTGGGGCAGTGGTATAGCCACAGCAGCCTATGCGCATCTGGCGGCCAGCACCCCGGCAAAAGCGTTGCTGACGACAACGGATCTCCACAATTACAACACCTCCCAGTTGGCAACCGGAGCGCCTGAGGTTTGTTCCGGCCGGATGACCCTCAGTGATCGCCCGGGGTTGGGTGTGGTTCCGGATTTTGAGAAACTGACGCTGCTTGATGTGTATGAGTAA
- a CDS encoding ParD-like family protein, with the protein MATNSIRLDQNLIERATIMAKALNRTPPKQIEHWAKIGEMMEDNPDLPYELVRQAIIAQAERDAGKLEAYDFG; encoded by the coding sequence ATGGCTACGAACAGTATTCGCTTAGACCAAAACCTAATTGAAAGGGCCACTATTATGGCCAAAGCGCTTAATCGAACTCCGCCCAAACAAATAGAACATTGGGCAAAAATCGGCGAGATGATGGAAGATAACCCCGATTTACCTTACGAGCTTGTAAGACAGGCCATCATCGCGCAGGCAGAGCGCGACGCCGGAAAGCTGGAGGCCTACGATTTTGGTTAA
- a CDS encoding excalibur calcium-binding domain-containing protein, with amino-acid sequence MPQGTVCERRESVKGSLTIVSSETVSANQSSNQEKSSFKCDGRQHCSQMSSRAEAVYFVKNCPNTKMDGDHDGIPCENDSRF; translated from the coding sequence GTGCCCCAAGGAACTGTATGTGAAAGGCGAGAGTCCGTTAAAGGCTCATTAACAATAGTTTCTAGTGAAACCGTAAGCGCTAACCAGAGCAGTAACCAAGAAAAATCAAGTTTCAAATGTGATGGCAGGCAACACTGTAGTCAAATGAGTTCAAGAGCTGAAGCTGTGTATTTTGTCAAAAACTGTCCAAATACTAAAATGGATGGGGATCACGATGGAATCCCATGTGAAAATGATTCCCGATTTTAG
- a CDS encoding molybdopterin-binding protein, with protein sequence MTDSTRRSILKALAGAGGLLTLTGCDSLSRTAWFTDILSSGETLSDVAQHAITPRKGMAREFAREDISPQFRQNGSTNPQTSEYLELAANNFRDYVLKVGGRVKNPMNLDMAAIRALPSRTQITRHDCVEGWSAIGEWTGARLNALLKQVQPLPGARYLVFHCADGYGSSQSRYYESIDMEDAEHPQTLLAYELNGEALPIGNGAPLRLRVERQLGYKMAKYIMSIEVVDSFDDIGGGNGGFWEDRGYAWYAGI encoded by the coding sequence ATGACTGATTCCACTCGGCGCAGTATTCTCAAAGCTCTGGCCGGCGCAGGGGGTTTGCTCACTCTGACTGGTTGCGACAGCCTGTCCCGCACCGCTTGGTTTACGGACATTCTGAGCAGCGGTGAAACCCTGAGTGATGTGGCACAACATGCAATAACGCCAAGGAAAGGCATGGCCAGGGAGTTCGCCCGCGAAGACATTTCGCCGCAATTTCGCCAGAACGGCAGTACCAACCCCCAGACTTCTGAATACCTTGAGCTCGCCGCTAACAACTTCAGGGACTATGTTCTAAAAGTGGGCGGGCGAGTGAAAAACCCGATGAACCTCGACATGGCAGCAATTCGAGCCTTGCCATCACGCACCCAGATTACCCGCCACGATTGTGTTGAAGGCTGGAGCGCTATTGGTGAATGGACGGGCGCGCGCCTGAACGCCTTACTGAAACAAGTGCAGCCGCTGCCCGGCGCACGGTACCTGGTGTTCCACTGCGCCGATGGATACGGCTCTTCCCAAAGCCGGTATTACGAAAGCATCGATATGGAAGATGCAGAGCACCCTCAAACCCTGCTTGCCTACGAGCTTAACGGTGAAGCCTTGCCTATCGGCAATGGCGCGCCGCTTCGGCTGCGAGTGGAACGGCAACTCGGCTATAAAATGGCCAAGTACATTATGTCTATTGAAGTTGTAGACAGTTTTGACGACATCGGTGGCGGCAACGGCGGGTTCTGGGAAGATCGAGGCTATGCCTGGTACGCGGGAATATAA
- a CDS encoding cytochrome c has protein sequence MNYRSILVTALALGLSTTSVWSATSDNSTLEQGQYLVRAADCAACHTKEGGTPYAGGAPIATPFGTVYGTNIRPDKEYGIGDYSADEFYHVLTEGELPDGTQLYPAMPYTAYHSIARSDSDAMYAYLMSLKPLNIEAPETDLSWPFSMRWTLNFWNLMFAGESPGDAKDQSEQWQRGRYMVDVLGHCGECHTPRNALGALERDNHLQGGVIAGYEAPSLTPDELADRGWTPEDLQTFLREGMSDQGTMFSEMYTVFHHSSRYLRDEDLKAMSLYLMGENPPDARIVDAGNRAGADSPGRRHYLNVCAGCHGAQGEGVPHVAVAMEGNTTLRLDDGRNLVKVIYDGIGAQKFSGFERMQAMPGFADKLSSAEIAELVNYLRQTWGGLDATIDAAAVDELTAKNE, from the coding sequence ATGAACTATCGCAGCATCCTCGTAACGGCCCTCGCGCTGGGCCTGAGCACCACCAGTGTCTGGAGCGCGACATCAGACAACAGCACCCTGGAGCAGGGTCAGTATCTCGTCCGCGCTGCTGACTGTGCCGCCTGCCATACTAAGGAAGGCGGTACGCCCTACGCAGGCGGAGCTCCGATAGCAACACCATTCGGGACCGTTTACGGCACCAACATCAGGCCCGACAAGGAGTACGGCATCGGCGATTACAGTGCCGATGAGTTCTACCACGTGCTGACTGAAGGCGAGCTGCCCGATGGCACCCAACTCTATCCGGCGATGCCGTACACGGCCTACCACAGCATTGCCCGTTCGGATTCGGATGCCATGTACGCCTACCTGATGAGTCTTAAGCCGTTGAACATTGAGGCTCCGGAAACCGACCTCAGCTGGCCTTTCAGCATGCGCTGGACGCTTAACTTCTGGAACCTCATGTTCGCCGGCGAGAGCCCCGGCGACGCTAAGGACCAATCCGAGCAATGGCAGCGGGGTCGTTATATGGTGGATGTTCTGGGACATTGCGGGGAATGCCATACACCGCGCAACGCCCTGGGTGCGCTGGAACGCGACAATCATCTTCAAGGCGGCGTTATTGCCGGCTATGAGGCCCCCAGCCTGACGCCAGACGAACTCGCCGACCGCGGCTGGACACCCGAGGACCTGCAAACCTTCCTCCGCGAAGGCATGAGCGACCAGGGCACCATGTTCAGTGAGATGTACACCGTCTTTCATCACAGCTCACGCTATCTGCGTGACGAGGACCTGAAGGCCATGAGCCTTTACCTGATGGGCGAAAACCCGCCGGACGCCCGGATCGTAGACGCAGGAAACCGTGCAGGTGCCGACAGTCCTGGCCGTCGCCATTACCTCAACGTCTGCGCCGGTTGCCACGGAGCACAAGGCGAGGGAGTGCCCCATGTGGCAGTTGCCATGGAGGGGAATACCACCTTGCGTCTCGACGACGGCCGTAACCTGGTGAAAGTAATTTACGACGGTATTGGCGCCCAGAAATTCAGTGGCTTCGAGCGCATGCAGGCCATGCCCGGTTTTGCCGACAAGCTGAGCAGTGCGGAAATCGCCGAACTCGTGAACTATCTGCGCCAGACGTGGGGCGGTCTGGATGCGACCATTGATGCCGCGGCCGTGGACGAGTTGACCGCGAAGAACGAATAA
- a CDS encoding group II intron maturase-specific domain-containing protein, whose translation MSEDAIQQFKYRVRAITRRTRGRTMQTVMGELVVYLRGWKGYYGFAQVKSPIRDLEKWVRRKLRCYHLKQWERSGYRQLRKRGVSVKLAWNTAKSAHGPWRLSHSPGLRQALPRQYFASMGLPDLVDC comes from the coding sequence GTGAGCGAAGACGCGATTCAGCAGTTCAAGTATCGCGTTCGAGCTATCACCCGGCGAACGCGAGGTCGTACCATGCAAACGGTGATGGGTGAGTTAGTGGTATACCTGAGAGGTTGGAAAGGCTATTACGGTTTTGCGCAAGTGAAATCGCCGATCCGGGATCTGGAAAAATGGGTACGTCGCAAGCTCCGGTGTTATCACTTAAAGCAATGGGAGCGATCCGGTTACCGCCAGTTGCGCAAGCGCGGAGTGAGTGTAAAGCTGGCCTGGAATACGGCCAAGTCTGCTCATGGCCCGTGGCGTTTGAGCCATAGTCCGGGGTTAAGGCAGGCCCTGCCGAGGCAGTACTTTGCCTCTATGGGGCTCCCGGACCTTGTGGATTGCTGA
- a CDS encoding DUF3703 domain-containing protein, whose product MKRTYSQRIAPYVEAELANAQRAESVGDTQQEFAHLERAHVIGQESTFWHVKVHVLMLVWAFRNRSAKEVIGQIFRIVGAATKTIFGLVPQGNTGGANVSPFRKMPIAPDLVTLIQEAKSGV is encoded by the coding sequence ATGAAACGTACTTATTCACAGCGGATTGCTCCCTACGTTGAGGCCGAGTTGGCGAATGCTCAACGGGCAGAGTCGGTTGGGGACACTCAGCAGGAGTTTGCTCATCTGGAACGAGCCCACGTAATTGGCCAAGAATCGACGTTTTGGCACGTTAAGGTTCATGTGTTGATGCTGGTATGGGCTTTTCGCAATCGCTCAGCCAAAGAAGTTATAGGTCAGATTTTTCGGATCGTCGGTGCTGCGACTAAAACGATATTTGGGCTGGTACCCCAAGGAAATACAGGTGGTGCTAACGTCAGTCCGTTCAGAAAAATGCCAATCGCGCCGGACTTGGTCACGTTGATTCAAGAAGCCAAGTCCGGTGTGTAA
- a CDS encoding cytochrome b/b6 domain-containing protein: protein MPRLKGHHRTFYKHRLPMRLAHWVSALCLSILLLSGLQIFNAHPYLYWGSASDFDAPWLAIDARNTEQSGIEGQVRLYGHSLETTGVLGLSGGEGGNADQRAFPSWLTIPGGRWLSMGRSWHFFFAWLLVINASLFLIWAAFSGHLRELIPTRADWRGFGGSVMDHIRFRHPAGEAATRYNVLQKLAYLFVIFGLGSLIVTTGLCMSPRMDTVMSDFLTLYGGRQSARSIHFLAASGLVLFVVVHLFEVIITGPLNNLRSMITGHYRYRTDAEHNNHKENRDD from the coding sequence ATGCCGCGTTTGAAGGGACATCACCGCACGTTTTACAAGCACCGTTTGCCTATGCGACTGGCTCACTGGGTCAGCGCGCTCTGCTTGTCCATTCTTTTATTGAGTGGGCTTCAGATTTTCAATGCTCATCCTTACCTTTACTGGGGCTCGGCCTCGGATTTTGACGCGCCCTGGTTAGCCATCGACGCTCGCAACACGGAACAGTCGGGTATTGAAGGTCAGGTTCGTCTCTATGGCCATAGCCTTGAGACCACTGGCGTACTCGGGCTTTCCGGTGGCGAAGGGGGCAATGCAGACCAACGGGCCTTTCCGTCATGGTTAACGATTCCCGGCGGGCGCTGGCTGTCCATGGGCCGGAGTTGGCATTTCTTTTTCGCCTGGCTATTGGTGATCAACGCCTCCTTGTTTCTTATTTGGGCGGCGTTCAGCGGCCACCTGCGCGAGTTGATACCCACCCGGGCAGACTGGCGCGGCTTTGGCGGGTCGGTAATGGACCACATCAGGTTCAGGCACCCTGCCGGTGAAGCCGCTACGCGCTACAACGTTTTGCAGAAGCTCGCTTACCTGTTCGTTATTTTTGGCCTTGGGTCGTTGATCGTTACCACCGGCCTTTGCATGTCTCCTCGCATGGACACCGTAATGAGTGACTTTCTGACCTTGTACGGAGGCCGGCAATCTGCGCGTAGCATTCACTTTCTGGCGGCTTCTGGCCTGGTGTTGTTCGTGGTAGTACACCTGTTTGAAGTCATCATCACCGGGCCTCTGAATAATCTGAGATCCATGATTACCGGTCATTACCGCTACCGTACCGACGCGGAACACAACAATCATAAGGAGAATCGCGATGACTGA
- a CDS encoding addiction module protein, whose amino-acid sequence MKESLREIPVADRIQLVQELWDSIAVDQSSLAITEEQKVLLDKRLQAYSIDRNIGAPAFGVLEALRREL is encoded by the coding sequence ATGAAAGAATCCTTGAGAGAGATTCCCGTGGCAGACCGTATTCAGCTAGTGCAGGAGCTCTGGGATAGCATCGCAGTCGATCAAAGTTCACTTGCGATCACCGAAGAGCAAAAAGTCTTGCTAGACAAGCGGCTTCAAGCCTACTCAATCGATCGGAATATCGGTGCTCCGGCCTTTGGAGTCCTGGAAGCTCTGCGTAGGGAATTATGA
- a CDS encoding HigA family addiction module antitoxin: MLNGRAGISPEMAIRLSIAFDTSAESWLNQQSQYELWHAEQHRKELKVKKLVAA; the protein is encoded by the coding sequence GTGCTGAATGGCAGGGCTGGTATTAGTCCCGAAATGGCTATTCGGCTTTCTATCGCGTTTGATACCTCGGCAGAGAGTTGGCTGAACCAGCAGTCTCAATATGAACTCTGGCATGCTGAGCAACATCGCAAAGAGCTCAAGGTTAAGAAGCTTGTCGCTGCCTGA
- a CDS encoding type II toxin-antitoxin system RelE/ParE family toxin — MVKATRVLQTPTFKKAVKKLKPNQKKDLDLAVKDLMANPNIGEQKKGGLAFLRVHKFKMNKQLTLLGYSFDDGALVLELMALGLHENFYRDIKREE, encoded by the coding sequence TTGGTTAAAGCCACCCGTGTATTACAGACCCCTACATTCAAAAAAGCGGTAAAGAAGCTCAAGCCCAACCAGAAGAAAGACCTTGATTTGGCCGTTAAGGACCTAATGGCCAACCCCAACATTGGCGAGCAGAAGAAAGGGGGTCTGGCCTTTCTGCGAGTGCATAAGTTCAAAATGAACAAACAACTGACACTGTTGGGCTATAGTTTTGATGATGGCGCCCTTGTCCTTGAACTCATGGCCCTGGGCTTACACGAAAACTTCTACCGCGATATCAAGCGGGAAGAGTGA
- a CDS encoding YdhK family protein — translation MKKQILIMGVTFAFVLSGCEPTVTTEKDSTKSEDVAHEDMKDMAHTNDGIIPNGLMKAEDSKYVVGSEAIIKTDHMGGMNGATATIVGAFDTTAYSINYTPTNGSEKVLDHKWIIHEEIENPASAPLEEGTEVTVLANHMKGMEGAKAEIESAKQTTVYMINYLSTTDGNRVKNHKWVVEDELSEK, via the coding sequence ATGAAAAAACAAATACTTATAATGGGCGTTACGTTTGCTTTTGTGCTTTCGGGCTGTGAACCGACGGTAACAACTGAAAAAGATTCCACTAAGAGTGAAGATGTTGCCCACGAAGATATGAAAGATATGGCTCACACTAACGATGGAATTATTCCCAATGGTCTAATGAAGGCTGAAGATTCCAAATACGTTGTCGGATCTGAAGCCATTATTAAAACGGATCATATGGGAGGCATGAACGGAGCCACCGCAACGATTGTTGGAGCATTTGACACCACTGCATATTCCATTAACTACACACCGACAAATGGCAGCGAGAAAGTATTAGATCACAAATGGATTATTCATGAAGAAATTGAAAATCCAGCATCGGCTCCTCTTGAGGAAGGAACTGAAGTGACGGTACTTGCTAACCACATGAAAGGGATGGAAGGAGCAAAAGCAGAAATTGAATCCGCCAAACAGACTACCGTCTATATGATCAATTATTTATCAACAACAGACGGGAATAGGGTGAAGAATCACAAATGGGTTGTTGAAGATGAGCTATCAGAAAAGTAA